The following is a genomic window from Trueperaceae bacterium.
TCGACGACGGCGCCGTCATCCACGCCACGCCCGACCACGACTTCATGCGCCGAGACGGCGCCTGGGTGGCCGCGGCGGAGCTCACGCCCGGCACGTCCCTCATGCCGCTGTACCGCGAGGTTCGGAGCGGCCGCGAGGTCGTCTACCAACCCCGCGCCGGCACCTGGGCGCCCGCGCGCGCGGGCCGCGCCTCGACGCCTGGGCGCCCCGCTCGCGCCGCGGGCGGCAACGGGCCGCGCCGCCCCGCCCCCGGCGAGCCCGGAGCGAGCGCCGCCGCGGGGGCGTCGGGCGCCCTGAACCACGCCGTGGCCCGGGTGAGGCCCCTCAAGGGCGAACACGACGTCTACTGCCTCACCGTGCCCGGGACCGGCAACTTCGCCCTGGCGGCGGGCGTGTTCGTCTCCAACTGCGGCATCGTCGCCAACGTCACGCCGCTGGAGCCAGGCTGGGAGGGCCACGTCACGCTCGAGCTCTCCAACACCACCCCCCTCCCCGCCAAGGTCTACGCGAACGAGGGGATCGTCCAGCTCCTCTTCTTCCAGGGGGAGCGCCCCGACACCACCTACGCGGACCGGGCAGGCAAGTACCAGGGTCAGACCGGCGTCACGCTCCCCAAGCTCTAGCAGCGCGAGCCGCCGCCCGCCTCACTCGTCCTCGTCGGCGTCCACCAGAGGCAACCGCACCCTGAACACCGTGGCGCCCGGCCGGCTCTCGACCGTGACGCTGCCGCCGTGGTGCTCGGCCACCTGCCGCGCGATGGCCAGACCGAGGCCCGAGCCGCCGCCGGCGCCCTTGTAGAACTTCTCGAATATCCGCTCGAGCGTCGCCGCCGCGATGCCGGGACCGTCGTCGGACACGAGCACGACGGCGTGCGTCTCGCTCACATGCAGGTCGAGCGTGACCGCCGCGGGGTCGCTGGCCACGCGCACGGCGTTCGCCGTGAGGTTCCGCACCAACTGCATGAGCCGCTGCGGGTCGCCGAGCA
Proteins encoded in this region:
- a CDS encoding dCTP deaminase, whose product is MSIRPDSWIRARAREGMITPFEERLVRAGVISYGLSSFGYDLRAAPEWRIFVNAFNTVVDPKNFDTRGLVESEGDTCIIPPNSFVLTRSVEYLRVPEDTMVIALGKSSYARCFAADTRVALLDGSAVALERLAERHREGERFRGYTVDGAGRVVAAELAAPRYIGRDSLLEIVLDDGAVIHATPDHDFMRRDGAWVAAAELTPGTSLMPLYREVRSGREVVYQPRAGTWAPARAGRASTPGRPARAAGGNGPRRPAPGEPGASAAAGASGALNHAVARVRPLKGEHDVYCLTVPGTGNFALAAGVFVSNCGIVANVTPLEPGWEGHVTLELSNTTPLPAKVYANEGIVQLLFFQGERPDTTYADRAGKYQGQTGVTLPKL